From a region of the Desmodus rotundus isolate HL8 chromosome 7, HLdesRot8A.1, whole genome shotgun sequence genome:
- the RTN4R gene encoding reticulon-4 receptor, with product MKKATSGGSRLLAWVLWLQVWRVAAPCPGACVCYDQPKVTTSCPQQGLQAVPADIPAASQRIFLHGNRITHVPAASFRACRNLTILWLHSNALARIDAAAFAGLALLEQLDLSDNAQLRVVDPTTFHGLGRLHTLHLDRCGLQELGPGLFRGLAALQYLYLQDNGLQALPDDAFRDLGNLTHLFLHGNRIPSVPERAFRGLHSLDRLLLHQNRVARVHPHAFRDLGRLMTLYLFANNLTALPAEALAPLRSLQYLRLNDNPWVCDCRARPLWAWLQQFRGSSSELPCSLPRRLAGRDLKRLAATDLEGCATAAGPSRLFWTGGPADEQLLGLPKCCQPEAVDKASVLEAGGPASAGNALKGRAPPGDNPPGNSSGPRHINDSPFGALPGSAEPPLTALHPQGSEPPGHPTVGPRRRPGCSRKNRTRSQCRLGQAGGAGSVGSVGGGTGDAEGSGALPGLACSLAPLGLMLVLWTVLGPC from the coding sequence GGAGCCGGCTACTGGCCTGGGTGCTGTGGCTGCAGGTGTGGCGGGTGGCAGCTCCATGCCCAGGAGCCTGCGTGTGCTACGACCAGCCCAAGGTGACCACAAGCTGCCCGCAGCAGGGCCTCCAGGCTGTGCCCGCCGACATCCCGGCAGCCAGCCAGCGCATCTTCCTGCACGGCAACCGAATCACGCACGTGCCGGCGGCCAGCTTCCGTGCCTGCCGCAACCTCACCATCCTGTGGCTGCACTCAAACGCGCTGGCCCGCATCGACGCCGCCGCCTTCGCCGGCCTGGCCCTGCTGGAGCAGCTGGACCTCAGCGACAACGCACAGCTGCGGGTAGTGGACCCCACCACCTTCCACGGCCTGGGCCGCCTGCACACCCTGCACCTGGACCGTTGCGGCCTGCAGGAGCTGGGCCCCGGCCTGTTCCGTGGCCTGGCCGCCCTGCAGTACCTCTACTTGCAGGACAATGGGCTGCAGGCGCTGCCAGATGACGCCTTCCGAGACCTGGGCAACCTCACACACCTCTTCCTGCATGGCAACCGCATCCCCAGCGTGCCTGAGCGCGCCTTCCGTGGCCTGCACAGCCTCGACCGCCTCCTGCTAcaccagaaccgtgtggcccgaGTGCACCCGCACGCCTTCCGTGACCTTGGCCGCCTCATGACGCTCTACCTGTTCGCCAACAACCTCACGGCACTGCCCGCGGAGGCTCTGGCGCCCCTGCGTTCCCTGCAGTACCTGCGGCTCAACGACAACCCCTGGGTGTGCGACTGCCGGGCCCGCCCGCTCTGGGCCTGGCTGCAGCAGTTCCGCGGCTCCTCGTCCGAGCTGCCCTGCAGCCTGCCCCGGCGCCTGGCTGGTCGAGACCTCAAGCGCCTGGCGGCCACTGACCTAGAAGGCTGCGCCACGGCTGCTGGGCCTTCCCGTCTCTTCTGGACTGGTGGGCCCGCTGACGAGCAGCTGCTGGGGCTTCCGAAGTGCTGCCAGCCGGAAGCTGTAGACAAGGCCTCGGTGCTGGAGGCCGGAGGTCCAGCCTCGGCTGGCAATGCGCTGAAAGGACGAGCACCGCCCGGCGACAACCCTCCAGGCAACAGCTCTGGCCCGAGGCACATCAACGACTCCCCTTTCGGGGCCCTGCCGGGTTCAGCTGAGCCCCCACTAACCGCACTGCATCCCCAGGGCTCTGAGCCACCAGGACATCCCACCGTGGGGCCTCGCCGGAGGCCAGGCTGTTCCCGGAAGAACCGTACACGCAGCCAGTGCCGTCTGGGCCAGGCGGGCGGTGCGGGCAGTGTGGGCAGTGTGGGCGGTGGCACCGGTGACGCAGAGGGCTCGGGTGCCCTTCCTGGCCTCGCCTGCAGCCTTGCGCCCCTTGGTCTCATGCTGGTGCTGTGGACCGTGCTGGGGCCCTGCTGA